The Drosophila bipectinata strain 14024-0381.07 chromosome 2L, DbipHiC1v2, whole genome shotgun sequence genome has a segment encoding these proteins:
- the galectin gene encoding galectin-4 isoform X4: MSCCCPKRKRRDHEDYERFGDERATFYEYTDILPKYHNNQLGQLREGVSFTVTGRLALTCERFSINLALSNEKKDVALHINPRLPQNYIVRNTKVQDVWGREEVASALPFVLHRGDRFSIQVLVTEACYMISVNGQHFTEYAHRIPYQDVRVLEVKGDVDNVEMQQSLVLSYPQRTPASEAKNIELRLEEGVDEIDASVEEAVNIPQEWCLIGAPSKHTTDEASPKSSHSASDLGLTLPYYGALPPNSLCEGRCLKIEGRVRLLPHSFYINLQEGQDIWPHPVIAFHLNPRFSRSGGGAIGKAVVCRNAWVNGQWGVEERSELDTNFRPGRTFSLAIVCTKDSFEVYVNRQYLTEFKYKVSPERVNTVYIQGDVKLWNVTVEQNPMIRGKNVRIYHNPVYSEEY, translated from the exons ATGAGTTGCTGTTGTCCAAAAAGAAAGCGCAGAGATCATGAAGACTACGAGCGGTTTGGAGATGAGAGG GCCACGTTCTACGAGTATACCGATATTCTGCCAAAGTACCACAACAATCAACTGGGCCAGTTGCGCGAAGGGGTCAGTTTCACCGTCACCGGCAGGCTGGCCCTGACCTGCGAGAG ATTCTCCATCAACTTGGCTCTCAGCAACGAAAAGAAGGATGTGGCCCTGCACATAAATCCACGTCTGCCCCAGAACTACATTGTCCGGAACACAAAGGTCCAGGATGTATGGGGCCGGGAGGAGGTTGCTTCGGCCCTGCCGTTCGTCCTGCACCGCGGCGACCGCTTCTCCATCCAGGTGCTCGTCACAGAAGCCTGCTACATGATTTCCGTGAACGGCCAGCACTTCACCGAGTACGCACACCGCATTCCCTACCAGGATGTCCGAGTCCTGGAGGTCAAGGGCGACGTGGACAACGTGGAAATGCAGCAGTCGCTGGTGCTCAGCTACCCGCAGCGCACGCCCGCCTCCGAGGCAAAGAACATTGAGCTCCGTCTGGAGGAAGGAGTCGACGAAATAGACGCCAGCGTCGAGGAGGCTGTCAACATACCGCAGGAGTGGTGCCTCATCGGAGCACCCTCCAAACACACCACAGATGAAGCCTCTCCGAAGAGCAGCCACAGTGCCAGTGACCTCGGGCTGACCCTGCCCTACTACGGAGCTCTGCCCCCGAACTCTCTGTGCGAGGGACGGTGTCTGAAGATCGAGGGACGTGTGCGCCTGCTTCCCCACTCGTTCTACATCAACCTGCAGGAGGGCCAGGACATCTGGCCGCATCCGGTCATTGCATTCCACTTGAATCCGCGCTTCTCAAGGTCTGGTGGCGGTGCCATCGGCAAGGCGGTGGTGTGCCGTAATGCCTGGGTTAACGGCCAGTGGGGCGTGGAGGAGCGCTCCGAGCTCGACACAAATTTCCGTCCGGGACGCACATTCAGCCTGGCGATCGTCTGCACGAAGGACTCCTTCGAGGTGTACGTCAATCGCCAGTACCTCACGGAGTTCAAGTACAAAGTCAGCCCGGAGCGGGTCAACACCGTCTACATCCAAGGCGACGTCAAGCTGTGGAATGTGACGGTTGAGCAGAATCCCATGATTAGGGGAAAGAATGTCCGCATCTACCACAATCCCGTCTACTCTGAGGAATACTAA
- the galectin gene encoding galectin-4 isoform X1 — protein MTAIIVLACHSVRELLDLSDALWHNAFDIARSLAYYRNKRRLQLFQFHCRELWLRQAMIRGADLIDFGDEADAESSFYGGQARAVHQRFLEAERQEAEPLAGAFEDIEVIDGKQFDVRNRRNRKATFYEYTDILPKYHNNQLGQLREGVSFTVTGRLALTCERFSINLALSNEKKDVALHINPRLPQNYIVRNTKVQDVWGREEVASALPFVLHRGDRFSIQVLVTEACYMISVNGQHFTEYAHRIPYQDVRVLEVKGDVDNVEMQQSLVLSYPQRTPASEAKNIELRLEEGVDEIDASVEEAVNIPQEWCLIGAPSKHTTDEASPKSSHSASDLGLTLPYYGALPPNSLCEGRCLKIEGRVRLLPHSFYINLQEGQDIWPHPVIAFHLNPRFSRSGGGAIGKAVVCRNAWVNGQWGVEERSELDTNFRPGRTFSLAIVCTKDSFEVYVNRQYLTEFKYKVSPERVNTVYIQGDVKLWNVTVEQNPMIRGKNVRIYHNPVYSEEY, from the exons ATGACGGCGATAATTGTGCTGGCGTGCCATTCAGTCCGCGAACTCCTGGATCTGTCGGATGCACTGTGGCACAACGCGTTTGACATAGCCCGGAGCCTCGCCTACTACCGCAACAAACGACGCCTGCAGCTGTTCCAGTTTCATTGCCGGGAGCTCTGGTTGCGTCAGGCCATGATCCGCGGGGCGGACCTGATAGATTTCGGCGATGAGGCCGATGCGGAGAGCAGCTTCTATGGCGGCCAGGCGAGGGCGGTGCACCAGAGGTTCCTCGAGGCGGAGCGCCAGGAAGCGGAGCCGCTGGCGGGCGCCTTTGAGGACATCGAAGTCATCGACGGGAAGCAGTTTGATGTACGTAATCGCCGTAATCGAAAG GCCACGTTCTACGAGTATACCGATATTCTGCCAAAGTACCACAACAATCAACTGGGCCAGTTGCGCGAAGGGGTCAGTTTCACCGTCACCGGCAGGCTGGCCCTGACCTGCGAGAG ATTCTCCATCAACTTGGCTCTCAGCAACGAAAAGAAGGATGTGGCCCTGCACATAAATCCACGTCTGCCCCAGAACTACATTGTCCGGAACACAAAGGTCCAGGATGTATGGGGCCGGGAGGAGGTTGCTTCGGCCCTGCCGTTCGTCCTGCACCGCGGCGACCGCTTCTCCATCCAGGTGCTCGTCACAGAAGCCTGCTACATGATTTCCGTGAACGGCCAGCACTTCACCGAGTACGCACACCGCATTCCCTACCAGGATGTCCGAGTCCTGGAGGTCAAGGGCGACGTGGACAACGTGGAAATGCAGCAGTCGCTGGTGCTCAGCTACCCGCAGCGCACGCCCGCCTCCGAGGCAAAGAACATTGAGCTCCGTCTGGAGGAAGGAGTCGACGAAATAGACGCCAGCGTCGAGGAGGCTGTCAACATACCGCAGGAGTGGTGCCTCATCGGAGCACCCTCCAAACACACCACAGATGAAGCCTCTCCGAAGAGCAGCCACAGTGCCAGTGACCTCGGGCTGACCCTGCCCTACTACGGAGCTCTGCCCCCGAACTCTCTGTGCGAGGGACGGTGTCTGAAGATCGAGGGACGTGTGCGCCTGCTTCCCCACTCGTTCTACATCAACCTGCAGGAGGGCCAGGACATCTGGCCGCATCCGGTCATTGCATTCCACTTGAATCCGCGCTTCTCAAGGTCTGGTGGCGGTGCCATCGGCAAGGCGGTGGTGTGCCGTAATGCCTGGGTTAACGGCCAGTGGGGCGTGGAGGAGCGCTCCGAGCTCGACACAAATTTCCGTCCGGGACGCACATTCAGCCTGGCGATCGTCTGCACGAAGGACTCCTTCGAGGTGTACGTCAATCGCCAGTACCTCACGGAGTTCAAGTACAAAGTCAGCCCGGAGCGGGTCAACACCGTCTACATCCAAGGCGACGTCAAGCTGTGGAATGTGACGGTTGAGCAGAATCCCATGATTAGGGGAAAGAATGTCCGCATCTACCACAATCCCGTCTACTCTGAGGAATACTAA
- the galectin gene encoding galectin-4 isoform X2, giving the protein MTAIIVLACHSVRELLDLSDALWHNAFDIARSLAYYRNKRRLQLFQFHCRELWLRQAMIRGADLIDFGDEADAESSFYGGQARAVHQRFLEAERQEAEPLAGAFEDIEVIDGKQFDATFYEYTDILPKYHNNQLGQLREGVSFTVTGRLALTCERFSINLALSNEKKDVALHINPRLPQNYIVRNTKVQDVWGREEVASALPFVLHRGDRFSIQVLVTEACYMISVNGQHFTEYAHRIPYQDVRVLEVKGDVDNVEMQQSLVLSYPQRTPASEAKNIELRLEEGVDEIDASVEEAVNIPQEWCLIGAPSKHTTDEASPKSSHSASDLGLTLPYYGALPPNSLCEGRCLKIEGRVRLLPHSFYINLQEGQDIWPHPVIAFHLNPRFSRSGGGAIGKAVVCRNAWVNGQWGVEERSELDTNFRPGRTFSLAIVCTKDSFEVYVNRQYLTEFKYKVSPERVNTVYIQGDVKLWNVTVEQNPMIRGKNVRIYHNPVYSEEY; this is encoded by the exons ATGACGGCGATAATTGTGCTGGCGTGCCATTCAGTCCGCGAACTCCTGGATCTGTCGGATGCACTGTGGCACAACGCGTTTGACATAGCCCGGAGCCTCGCCTACTACCGCAACAAACGACGCCTGCAGCTGTTCCAGTTTCATTGCCGGGAGCTCTGGTTGCGTCAGGCCATGATCCGCGGGGCGGACCTGATAGATTTCGGCGATGAGGCCGATGCGGAGAGCAGCTTCTATGGCGGCCAGGCGAGGGCGGTGCACCAGAGGTTCCTCGAGGCGGAGCGCCAGGAAGCGGAGCCGCTGGCGGGCGCCTTTGAGGACATCGAAGTCATCGACGGGAAGCAGTTTGAT GCCACGTTCTACGAGTATACCGATATTCTGCCAAAGTACCACAACAATCAACTGGGCCAGTTGCGCGAAGGGGTCAGTTTCACCGTCACCGGCAGGCTGGCCCTGACCTGCGAGAG ATTCTCCATCAACTTGGCTCTCAGCAACGAAAAGAAGGATGTGGCCCTGCACATAAATCCACGTCTGCCCCAGAACTACATTGTCCGGAACACAAAGGTCCAGGATGTATGGGGCCGGGAGGAGGTTGCTTCGGCCCTGCCGTTCGTCCTGCACCGCGGCGACCGCTTCTCCATCCAGGTGCTCGTCACAGAAGCCTGCTACATGATTTCCGTGAACGGCCAGCACTTCACCGAGTACGCACACCGCATTCCCTACCAGGATGTCCGAGTCCTGGAGGTCAAGGGCGACGTGGACAACGTGGAAATGCAGCAGTCGCTGGTGCTCAGCTACCCGCAGCGCACGCCCGCCTCCGAGGCAAAGAACATTGAGCTCCGTCTGGAGGAAGGAGTCGACGAAATAGACGCCAGCGTCGAGGAGGCTGTCAACATACCGCAGGAGTGGTGCCTCATCGGAGCACCCTCCAAACACACCACAGATGAAGCCTCTCCGAAGAGCAGCCACAGTGCCAGTGACCTCGGGCTGACCCTGCCCTACTACGGAGCTCTGCCCCCGAACTCTCTGTGCGAGGGACGGTGTCTGAAGATCGAGGGACGTGTGCGCCTGCTTCCCCACTCGTTCTACATCAACCTGCAGGAGGGCCAGGACATCTGGCCGCATCCGGTCATTGCATTCCACTTGAATCCGCGCTTCTCAAGGTCTGGTGGCGGTGCCATCGGCAAGGCGGTGGTGTGCCGTAATGCCTGGGTTAACGGCCAGTGGGGCGTGGAGGAGCGCTCCGAGCTCGACACAAATTTCCGTCCGGGACGCACATTCAGCCTGGCGATCGTCTGCACGAAGGACTCCTTCGAGGTGTACGTCAATCGCCAGTACCTCACGGAGTTCAAGTACAAAGTCAGCCCGGAGCGGGTCAACACCGTCTACATCCAAGGCGACGTCAAGCTGTGGAATGTGACGGTTGAGCAGAATCCCATGATTAGGGGAAAGAATGTCCGCATCTACCACAATCCCGTCTACTCTGAGGAATACTAA
- the galectin gene encoding galectin-4 isoform X3, which produces MCLRAFCRKLFCCCHQAKKGGLNEATFYEYTDILPKYHNNQLGQLREGVSFTVTGRLALTCERFSINLALSNEKKDVALHINPRLPQNYIVRNTKVQDVWGREEVASALPFVLHRGDRFSIQVLVTEACYMISVNGQHFTEYAHRIPYQDVRVLEVKGDVDNVEMQQSLVLSYPQRTPASEAKNIELRLEEGVDEIDASVEEAVNIPQEWCLIGAPSKHTTDEASPKSSHSASDLGLTLPYYGALPPNSLCEGRCLKIEGRVRLLPHSFYINLQEGQDIWPHPVIAFHLNPRFSRSGGGAIGKAVVCRNAWVNGQWGVEERSELDTNFRPGRTFSLAIVCTKDSFEVYVNRQYLTEFKYKVSPERVNTVYIQGDVKLWNVTVEQNPMIRGKNVRIYHNPVYSEEY; this is translated from the exons ATGTGTCTCAGGGCGTTCTGCAGGAAGTTGTTCTGCTGCTGCCACCAGGCGAAAAAGGGCGGCTTGAATGAG GCCACGTTCTACGAGTATACCGATATTCTGCCAAAGTACCACAACAATCAACTGGGCCAGTTGCGCGAAGGGGTCAGTTTCACCGTCACCGGCAGGCTGGCCCTGACCTGCGAGAG ATTCTCCATCAACTTGGCTCTCAGCAACGAAAAGAAGGATGTGGCCCTGCACATAAATCCACGTCTGCCCCAGAACTACATTGTCCGGAACACAAAGGTCCAGGATGTATGGGGCCGGGAGGAGGTTGCTTCGGCCCTGCCGTTCGTCCTGCACCGCGGCGACCGCTTCTCCATCCAGGTGCTCGTCACAGAAGCCTGCTACATGATTTCCGTGAACGGCCAGCACTTCACCGAGTACGCACACCGCATTCCCTACCAGGATGTCCGAGTCCTGGAGGTCAAGGGCGACGTGGACAACGTGGAAATGCAGCAGTCGCTGGTGCTCAGCTACCCGCAGCGCACGCCCGCCTCCGAGGCAAAGAACATTGAGCTCCGTCTGGAGGAAGGAGTCGACGAAATAGACGCCAGCGTCGAGGAGGCTGTCAACATACCGCAGGAGTGGTGCCTCATCGGAGCACCCTCCAAACACACCACAGATGAAGCCTCTCCGAAGAGCAGCCACAGTGCCAGTGACCTCGGGCTGACCCTGCCCTACTACGGAGCTCTGCCCCCGAACTCTCTGTGCGAGGGACGGTGTCTGAAGATCGAGGGACGTGTGCGCCTGCTTCCCCACTCGTTCTACATCAACCTGCAGGAGGGCCAGGACATCTGGCCGCATCCGGTCATTGCATTCCACTTGAATCCGCGCTTCTCAAGGTCTGGTGGCGGTGCCATCGGCAAGGCGGTGGTGTGCCGTAATGCCTGGGTTAACGGCCAGTGGGGCGTGGAGGAGCGCTCCGAGCTCGACACAAATTTCCGTCCGGGACGCACATTCAGCCTGGCGATCGTCTGCACGAAGGACTCCTTCGAGGTGTACGTCAATCGCCAGTACCTCACGGAGTTCAAGTACAAAGTCAGCCCGGAGCGGGTCAACACCGTCTACATCCAAGGCGACGTCAAGCTGTGGAATGTGACGGTTGAGCAGAATCCCATGATTAGGGGAAAGAATGTCCGCATCTACCACAATCCCGTCTACTCTGAGGAATACTAA
- the galectin gene encoding galectin-4 isoform X5, with product MLSLFDSSSEWENRQAWIATFYEYTDILPKYHNNQLGQLREGVSFTVTGRLALTCERFSINLALSNEKKDVALHINPRLPQNYIVRNTKVQDVWGREEVASALPFVLHRGDRFSIQVLVTEACYMISVNGQHFTEYAHRIPYQDVRVLEVKGDVDNVEMQQSLVLSYPQRTPASEAKNIELRLEEGVDEIDASVEEAVNIPQEWCLIGAPSKHTTDEASPKSSHSASDLGLTLPYYGALPPNSLCEGRCLKIEGRVRLLPHSFYINLQEGQDIWPHPVIAFHLNPRFSRSGGGAIGKAVVCRNAWVNGQWGVEERSELDTNFRPGRTFSLAIVCTKDSFEVYVNRQYLTEFKYKVSPERVNTVYIQGDVKLWNVTVEQNPMIRGKNVRIYHNPVYSEEY from the exons ATGTTATCTCTTTTCGACTCGAGCAGTGAGTGGGAGAATCGTCAGGCTTGGATT GCCACGTTCTACGAGTATACCGATATTCTGCCAAAGTACCACAACAATCAACTGGGCCAGTTGCGCGAAGGGGTCAGTTTCACCGTCACCGGCAGGCTGGCCCTGACCTGCGAGAG ATTCTCCATCAACTTGGCTCTCAGCAACGAAAAGAAGGATGTGGCCCTGCACATAAATCCACGTCTGCCCCAGAACTACATTGTCCGGAACACAAAGGTCCAGGATGTATGGGGCCGGGAGGAGGTTGCTTCGGCCCTGCCGTTCGTCCTGCACCGCGGCGACCGCTTCTCCATCCAGGTGCTCGTCACAGAAGCCTGCTACATGATTTCCGTGAACGGCCAGCACTTCACCGAGTACGCACACCGCATTCCCTACCAGGATGTCCGAGTCCTGGAGGTCAAGGGCGACGTGGACAACGTGGAAATGCAGCAGTCGCTGGTGCTCAGCTACCCGCAGCGCACGCCCGCCTCCGAGGCAAAGAACATTGAGCTCCGTCTGGAGGAAGGAGTCGACGAAATAGACGCCAGCGTCGAGGAGGCTGTCAACATACCGCAGGAGTGGTGCCTCATCGGAGCACCCTCCAAACACACCACAGATGAAGCCTCTCCGAAGAGCAGCCACAGTGCCAGTGACCTCGGGCTGACCCTGCCCTACTACGGAGCTCTGCCCCCGAACTCTCTGTGCGAGGGACGGTGTCTGAAGATCGAGGGACGTGTGCGCCTGCTTCCCCACTCGTTCTACATCAACCTGCAGGAGGGCCAGGACATCTGGCCGCATCCGGTCATTGCATTCCACTTGAATCCGCGCTTCTCAAGGTCTGGTGGCGGTGCCATCGGCAAGGCGGTGGTGTGCCGTAATGCCTGGGTTAACGGCCAGTGGGGCGTGGAGGAGCGCTCCGAGCTCGACACAAATTTCCGTCCGGGACGCACATTCAGCCTGGCGATCGTCTGCACGAAGGACTCCTTCGAGGTGTACGTCAATCGCCAGTACCTCACGGAGTTCAAGTACAAAGTCAGCCCGGAGCGGGTCAACACCGTCTACATCCAAGGCGACGTCAAGCTGTGGAATGTGACGGTTGAGCAGAATCCCATGATTAGGGGAAAGAATGTCCGCATCTACCACAATCCCGTCTACTCTGAGGAATACTAA